CCACGACCTTCTTCGCGAAGCAGGTCGCCTGGTACACCGCGGTCGACGCGGCGAAGGCGCGGTGCCAGGTGGTCGGTGCCTCGGCCACGGACGGGAAGCCGGTCGGCACCGCCGGCGCGAAGTCGGGTCCGGTGGCACGCAGCACGATCGCCTTGACGTGATCGTGGTCCGACGCCTCGACGACGGCTCCGGCGAGTTCGTCGGCGAAGGCGGGATCGTGTGACGTCAGCGGGGCGAAGCTCACCGCCTCGATGTACGCCCGGCCGTCGGCCACACGCAGGTCGACCGCACTCATGAGGTCACCCCCGCGCGGGGATCCGCCGCGCCCTTGCGCTTCTTGTCTGCGTCGAGAGCGCCACCGACGCCGACCTCCTTGGCGGTCTTCCAGAAATCCATCTCGTCCGGCCCCGATTGCAGGAAGTGCGACACCAACAGCCCCGTGATCGAGGGGACACCGGTGTCCATCACGCCCTCCGCGGCGCGCAGTCTCGACTTCAGATACAGCAGATGGCCGGGCGGACGGGCAGCCATGCCGGCCGCGATCGCCTGGGTGGTCCCGGCGAGCCCGGAGGCCGGTACGACGGTGTCGACAAGGCCGAGATGCCGCGCCTCGGTCCCGCTCATCGGCATCGCGGTGAACCCGGTGCGCCGGGCGGCCTTCATGCCCAGGATCCGGTTGATGTGCACGCTGGCGACGGCGCCGGCCGGGCCCAGGAACCGGGCCTCCAGTGCGCCGATCCGCGTGTCCTCGGCGGCCGTCACCACATCGGCCTTGCACGCGATCATGAAGTAGGCCGCCGCCGCGCAGTAGCCGTGCAGCTGTGCGACCGTGATCTTCGGCGAGCGGGAGATCGCCTGGCTGAACCCCAGCCGGCCCCAGGCCATGTCGGCGCCGTACCGGTATCCGACCGTCAGCGTGCGGCGTCGTTCGTGCGGTCGTTTCTGGCCCCACTGCTCATTGATCTCGTTGCCGCTGCAGAACGACTTTCCGTTGCCGCGTATCACGATGACCCGGACCCGCGGGTCATCTCCGGCCCGTGCCATCAGCTCGATGATGCGATCACGCATCGGGACGCTCATGGCATTGTGCTTCTCGGGGCGATTCAGCGTCAGATACGCGATGCCCGACGCCGTGTCCACTTCGAACAGCACCTGTTCGGCCGCGGCGGCGATGCTCTCCGGAGTTCCGTACTTCACGCCTTGCCCACCTCCTCCGCTTCTCGCGGTGAGTCCGGCGGTTCGGGCGCGGGCTGCGCCTGTTCGACCACACCGTCGGCCACGAGTTCATCGATCCGGTCCTGGGGGACGCCGAGGTGCGTGAGCAACTCGCGGGTGTCGGCGCCGAGTTCGGGGGTCCAGTCGCCGACCCGTGCGGGGGTGGCGCTGAGCAGGAACGGGTTGCCGACGGTGCGGACGGTCCCCCATGTCGCGTCCGGCTGCTCGACGACGAAGCCGTTCGCCAGGACGTCGGGCTCCCGTGCCGCCTCGACGAAAGTGTTGACGGGAGCCACCGGTACGCCGTTGTCCCGCATCCGCTGGACCCAGGTGTCCCGGTCGGCGGTCAGGAACGTCTCTTCGAGGATCGGTTCCAGGACGTCGCGGTGCCGCTCACGGAGCCTGCTCTTCGCGAACCGCGGATCATCGCGCAGGTCGAGCCTGTCGAGGGCCGTGGTCAGCCCGTTCCACACCTTGGCGTCCGTGGCGCCGATGACGATCCAGCGGTCGTCCTCGCAGCGGAACGCGCCCGAGGTCGACGTCACGCGGCCCTGTGTCCGTTTCACTTCGTCGCCGTGGAGGGCGATGGTGACCTCGGCGGTGTGCATGGCCAGGCAGGAGCCGACGAGCGAGCCGTCCACCCGCTGGCCGCGTCCGGTCCTCTCCTTGGCCAGCAGCGCGGTCAGGATGCCCGTGGCGAGGAAGACGGCGCCCGCCGAGTCCGCCATTCCGCGACTGGCCAGCCGGGGTGTCCCGTCCGGGGTGCGTACGAAGTCCGAGAGGCCCGAGACGGCCTGCGCGACCATGTCGAACATCGGCTCATCGGCGCGTGGACCCAGTGGACCGTAGCCCGCCGCCGCGGCATAGATGAGCTGGGTGTTCTCCTCGCGCAGGGTGTCGTAGCCGAGGCCCAGTCTCTCCATGACGCCGAGCCGGAAGTTCTCCACGACGACATCGCATTCGCGCGCGAGGGCTTTCACGATGTCCCTGCCCGCCGGGGTCGTGATGTCGACGGCGATGGACTTCTTGCCACGGTTGAGGCCCGTGAAGAAGCCGGCGTACCCGTCCGGCGCCTGGCGCAGTCGCCGGTCCCACTCGCCGCCGGGCCGCTCCACTTTGACGACCTCCGCGCCGAGGTCGGCGAGGATACGAGTCGCGTAGGGGCCCTGGAGGAAGCGGGTCAGGTCGAGGACCTTGATTCCGTCGAGTGCGCCTGCCGCCGCTTCGGGGTCGCTCATGCGTCCTCCTTCATGGTGGTCGTGACGAGCACGTCGAGCGCCTCGACGCGACTGCCGTTGATACGGAGGGGGTTGACCTCCAGGGTGTCCAGTCGTGGTCCGACGGAGAGGGCGGCCCGGCTGATCGCCACGATGGCCTCGCTCAGTGCGTCGATGTCGGCGGCCCGGCTTCCGCGCGCGCCGCGCAGCAGGGCGGCGCCCTTGAGCTCTTCGAGCATCCGGCGCACCTCGCGGGCGTCGACGGGCAGCACCCGCAGGCTGGTGTCCTTCAGAACCTCCACCCAGATGCCCCCGAGGCCCACGGCCAGCACCGGCCCGAAGGTCGGGTCCACCGTGATGCCGACCAGGAGTTCCTGGCCGGGCTCCCGCATCGGCGAGACGAGCACGCCGCGCAGATCGGCGTCGGGGACATGACGGGTCACCGTCGCCACGATCGAGTCGTACGCCGCCGCCGCGTCCTCGGCGCCTTCGACGCCGAGGACGACCCCGCCGACGTCGGACTTGTGCGCGATGGCCCGCGAACAGATCTTCATCGCCACCGGTCCACCGAGCCGCACCGCCTCGGCCGCGGCCTCGGCCGGGGAGTTGACGAGGCCGGCCGGGACGACGGGGACACCGGCCGCCGCGAGCAGGGCCCGGCCCTCGTCCTCGGCCCAGGTCCGGGCACTCGGGCCCGCGGCGACC
The nucleotide sequence above comes from Streptomyces sp. NBC_01716. Encoded proteins:
- a CDS encoding enoyl-CoA hydratase/isomerase family protein, whose amino-acid sequence is MKYGTPESIAAAAEQVLFEVDTASGIAYLTLNRPEKHNAMSVPMRDRIIELMARAGDDPRVRVIVIRGNGKSFCSGNEINEQWGQKRPHERRRTLTVGYRYGADMAWGRLGFSQAISRSPKITVAQLHGYCAAAAYFMIACKADVVTAAEDTRIGALEARFLGPAGAVASVHINRILGMKAARRTGFTAMPMSGTEARHLGLVDTVVPASGLAGTTQAIAAGMAARPPGHLLYLKSRLRAAEGVMDTGVPSITGLLVSHFLQSGPDEMDFWKTAKEVGVGGALDADKKRKGAADPRAGVTS
- a CDS encoding CaiB/BaiF CoA transferase family protein, which translates into the protein MSDPEAAAGALDGIKVLDLTRFLQGPYATRILADLGAEVVKVERPGGEWDRRLRQAPDGYAGFFTGLNRGKKSIAVDITTPAGRDIVKALARECDVVVENFRLGVMERLGLGYDTLREENTQLIYAAAAGYGPLGPRADEPMFDMVAQAVSGLSDFVRTPDGTPRLASRGMADSAGAVFLATGILTALLAKERTGRGQRVDGSLVGSCLAMHTAEVTIALHGDEVKRTQGRVTSTSGAFRCEDDRWIVIGATDAKVWNGLTTALDRLDLRDDPRFAKSRLRERHRDVLEPILEETFLTADRDTWVQRMRDNGVPVAPVNTFVEAAREPDVLANGFVVEQPDATWGTVRTVGNPFLLSATPARVGDWTPELGADTRELLTHLGVPQDRIDELVADGVVEQAQPAPEPPDSPREAEEVGKA